The Mercurialis annua linkage group LG7, ddMerAnnu1.2, whole genome shotgun sequence genome includes the window ccaaaataattaaaaaaaaacctcTACATCTCTCTATCAACAACTCAAGGAGGTGatatttggcctttttaatTAGAAAACCACCTCCTTTGtcctttttatatatgtttcaataatttaaggtttttttttatttaataaacactCCATagacaatttttttcttttttagttcAACTTTGAAAGCTTATTGAAAATTTGTGTCTTGTccaaagtttttttaatttgcatGTGAAGAACCTTTGATCCTGCCAAGACTTTTTGAAGTCTGTTTGGCTTTCATGTTAGAAATTTCTTAGGTTGAGATCCTTGAACTAAAAAAAGTAGAagattttttcaatatttattttgatgttttgttttaatatttggTTTTGATAGTTGTAGAAGGTAGATTTATCTTTTGAATTCCTCTTAAAAATGGTGTTTGGAAAGGTTGAAGTTTCAACGGTTTAAACAGTTTATCAGTCTAGTCAAAacggttttaaaattaaaaccctCGCACTGACAATAACTTTATTTATCATTGTACACCAAAATGACAGTTAGCGAGACTCGGTTTAATTCATCTCATTTCGATTAATTATCTCGTCGTATCTTTTGTTGTTTCATAATTATTGTTAGATTAGAGTTTGAAAGATCATGTATTTACAATTTATTACATGACTATTATATTATACTTTAATTCTCTTCAATAATTTCGATCTctattaaaatcaaatcaaatgaaaaatcaaattagctttgattaacaaaattaaattagaagAATGGAATGAAGTATCATATTACAAAAACAAGAGTTAAAGACATGTCCATATTGTGGAGAGCTTCTTAAGTACTTAAATagattaaaactattaaaaagggtaaaactgaACATACAAGAAACCCTTAGATACCATATCTGAGTGACTTAACTATACatagaaaaaaatgaataaataaaaaatttaaatctactttaaacaaattttaaaaataattagtaggGATGGACGTTTCTGCTCAAGCCGTTAACATAAGTGAAAACCCCGACCCGATAAGGCAAATAAGATTTGCGTTTATGGTCCTCCTTTATCGCTCTGTTTCTAACGTACAACTTCTCGTGAGCCGACGtcgttttgtttttcttcttctctgtcGTCGGTTTCTTCTCCTCCACCACTactgatttttcaattttctctgctttttgattattattattgtgaTTCTGATGATTGAAAAAGACGAAAGCATCCTTGCCGTCGCTGTTGCTTCTCAGAACTAATTCTCTAAACCTCCTCAGCTTTGAAAAACCGGTGGAGTTGCTCTTTTTACATACTTCCGATGATGGCTTTTTCCACGTGCAGTAGGGTCCCTCTGCTTCTTCTGCGTGGCGCTCACATTCTTCCACCAATAATTTTTCTAACGGTGGACGTGAGGAGGAGGTGGTGTTTTTAGCTTGAGTCGCGTAGTCGCTTTCAGATAAGAGAAGATCTCTGTTAAATAAGGGGAAAAATGGACGGATCTGGCCGTTTACGAATACATCGTCTGCTGATATCGGCGACCTGTCCGGATTCATGCAAGCAAAACTAAactcctcctcttcttcttccaCCTCCTTATCTTCGTCTTGTGGCGGTGTCTTGTTCTTGaagctttcttcttcatttagTTGCAATTTAAAGCTGAAATTCTCTTCAAATTCCTCAAATTCGCTATTCAAATTATGATGAATGGACACAGCCATTTCTGTACCCTTCGATTTCTTAATTCCTTCCGAAATGGGAATTCCGGCGGCGATGGTCGCTGAGGCGGCAGATAGCTTCAACGGAATTTGTTTGAAAGAAAGAGAGCAGTTTTCGGAGATTTCTGTTAGGGAGACAGTTTAGTTTTGTTAAAGTAGTTAATGCGTGTTTATATATAAAGAGAGGTGAGGGAGGGATAAGCGCGTAAATATGTATGGGCGATATTTTTAGAATTTCTGaggttttcaattttttgaggAATATTCTGAGTTAAAGTAGTTGACAAGAAAACTATTcctgtattttttttactttttatggCCTTACGCGGAAGCTTGTCAATTTCCCACGTGTTCcttcttttttacttttaacAAATTACACCATTTTTTACTGTTTCTAAAAGTCTTACTGCTTTCTGCATTTTCCAAAACATCACTGCTGGCATCAATTggcaattttaatatttttgaaagtcACTCCAACTTGCTTCTTTGTTAATTGCATGTAAACAAAGTGAATAATTTACTTTGAATTAAGAGATAGCGACTTGAAATAATCAAATCAGAGACATCATGGGGGTATAATCAATcacttattatattttattttactattttaatttaatattagaaaatattttttgagttttaaaatCGACCAAAACTAAAACTAGAACTGTGAACCAAAACCGTCTGAAAAGCAGTTTGTGGACGGTTTTAATACTTATTAAACCATGACCGACAGTTCAAAACTAAAGTCGCCGATTTATAAACATAGCCACCTCTAGCTACAATTGTGTGCTTCTTTCCAAAATGATTCATTATttgaacaaatataaaaaaaaattaatttaattaaaattaattaaaactaatattttatatatttttattaattttatttttttaattttattcttttagtataatttttaaattttttttatcaaatataaaaaaataacgtATAATTCGAAAGCTAAAAATTATAAGACGACCTATTAATCCAAAACGGatagaatataaaatattagttaTGAAAAACATTTTAATCAGTCATTATTAAGCCATGCAttaattgtattattatttatcgCTCAATTTTAAACgagtttaatttgttaaaagttgtatttaatattaatttaaatttcataagaaataaaaacacattttcatataaaaaagagaataaatttcCATCAAGAAGGACTTACACATATGCACTActatgttttgatttttaaaattcaatttaaattttatttgtaaaaaatttaaatgaatagttaaaaaaatatattcaaatctAATTATTTAACAGCagcatatttataatatttactgaaattaaaaaaaaaaacaagttgtAAGCAAACTAAATTGTAGATCAAACTATCAATATccaatcaataaatttttttaattgataaaaaatactGTTAAGCGAACATAATAGCAGACACCCACAAACGTCATGTTAACTCGAATTATTTGCATTTATAATATGATTCTCTTAATGTATAGATAATGTAGTAAACTGAATCTACCTATATATAATGGTGGTATTATTACAAGAAGGCACCTCATTAACTTGTAGTATAGTATGGAATTTCTCATGGTGCAAGTCCATATTTTTGGATTTCTAGTTtctatatttttcatatatttaaattttaattattcatatgtatttattttttaaacaaaacatatatgaattaaatatttaaaataaaacaaaaacaaaaagatacACTTAAACTagcatataaatatataaataagttaCTCGGCATACTTTTAATCTAAtgtcacaaaaattaaaattagctCATTgacaaatatacaaaaaaatcacaaactttcgagtgttttttatatttaacataattttttaattttggtatatttaacatgaaatttcaatttttttgcaatCAAGACCATGTGTgtgttttctttaaaaaatagtgTCATGCACGttgctcgtaacgtaacttgtcaatgaacatattagtaaatttattataattatatcaatttattatttataattaatattaaattagttaagaatttttgtaaaagtaaatataatatattcggttattaaatttttttccatactgaatttattcttcttttgattttataataaccataattaaataattaacttaattttattaataatatttttaaaaataataagatagaaatttaaataatattatattgatcaaatacaatattttaattttatagttcaatcaaattaaaagatagatattcctactaatttggagataatttagttattttttacatactaaaaactaaattggagataatttagctacatattctaattaggactttaattataatagtaattaattaaataactaatttgttAATGACCATAAAACTTTTATTAAGTGAtgaactgaaaaggattattcagtaaatttgtctgtccccctcccatccgtgcttttatatatagtatagataagttttaaagttaaaaataaaattaattaattttatcaagCCGAATTTTAAATAGCTTGCGAACAAGATTAACTCCATTACAATctagggacgatgacaaaagtatctaaaattttaaaaatatttacaaaagtacctgtaaactttttttatttacaaaaatatgactgatttaaaattaattacaaaagtatcaaaaaatgaaaattaattacaaaagtacgatttgtataatgtcggtataattatggtataattttggaatattaaaactataaatcagataatttaaaaataatatttggtttattattggtataatttcagtatatttttggtatatttattataaatttttatatatattttctagttgataacatgtattttttttatgtgtatttttcactatagttggtaatgagctagaaaatttgtatactcttggtatactgatggtataattttggtatattattaatttaattttcagtatacgatttgatgtaattttggtaaatttttatttaatattaataaaatctcagtatgtataatgttggtataattttggtacaatgttgatataatgttagtttattagtatactaacattataccgACAGtgtacaccgtatgtttgatattattttttatttttttatacttttgtaaatattattaatatttttgtaaataaaaaaagtcaacatatacttttgtaattatttttattttttttggtaaatggtgtaatttcctctacaATCTATGGTAGATAGCCCAATTAAAATTTCCAGTTTCCGAATGTCATTTTTGAAGATAAGATTAAGAGACATACATGCAGGGACCATTTGGTCCctttcaacttttaaaaaaattcaaattttatgtaaaatatgtatatattgtaATTTGAAAAATTCTGGTTACTTCAAAACTTGCAGGTTCCTTCTATTCATTTTGGTGGCAACGGTTGGTGAGCAagcaataaattttattatttttaaatattacttttagaaactcttattattttatttgatataaatttgaataccatatctttttttttttgaaacatgaATACCATATCTTTTAAAAACATCGATTTCaccaatttaattataaatggaatatattttaattacaacCAATCACTTCTTTTTTACTTAAAAAGAAACTTTTCAAATATCTTTAAATGTTAACTAATATAGGAgatgtttggttcagttttttgatgaattttttagtttttgtttttctaaaaattTCACCAAAATAGGGGTGTCAAAATGAGTTGGCGGGTCGTGTTCGTGTCGTGTCGACCCGCTCTGTTGACACGATTAGGGTCACACGAACACGATccatttaactaatcgtgtcaaaattTCCAACCCTAACACGACACGAATTTTAAATGAGTGACACGCCACGACACTAATAACAAGTTAAGATAAACGGGTAATACGATTAACACAAGAGAAAATTACCCAGAATACTGGTTTAgactattttattttgaattttactgGAGCAAaagttcattttgaattatactattatcaattttttaatttgaattcaaTGATTTTACTTTGCACAAagatactttttaaattagCGAAATACAACTATCCAAAATGGTAACTTCCCATGATTCTCTTATTATTGGTAATCTTTCATAATTGATTTGCATGTTTCCATTTATCTTAGATTTTTCATAGATTTTTGCCATATTTCTCTCCATTACTCCATTAACCAAatctttctattttattttaattgtttctctcttttcctttttctcCAACCATTTTTCCTTTTCCTACAGCGATCCGCATCTCCTTCTCATTTGGCGATCTCTTCCCTTCTCGGCTCTCCTCTCTCCACCGGCAATCTCTTCATCTACGCTCCGGCAGCCACCCACTCATCGCCAACCATTCGTTCCATCCCCAAGTACAATAACAACTCCATATTCTTTGTTTTTCTCAACGGCAGTGACGGCGGCTCCGGAAAAGAGATAGTTCGTTGTTTACAACAACAAGATGGAATCAAAAGTGCTATTTATTCTTTAACATGGAGTTTTTGTATTTcttgtgtttgattttttttattctctgTTCATTTTGAATATGATGTAATCGTTGTAATTTATGTCCGCGAAACAACaacaatttttgtattttatggcTTGATTTTCTAgttggttaactaatggtttataaataatatcgTAATAGTTAAATGCATGTTAACTTCAtgttaatttgtattttatgtttttaattattcgAAAATAATTAGGTTAACTAAATGTTTTCTAATGGTTAATTGATAGTTAACTAATTTTGTATGattgttttatataaaacatgaatatatattgataattactttttttaattacagttaaataatatgtgactaatagttaactaacagttatttttatacgtatgattatttttaaaataattaaaatttgatgttcagttgtttttttgttatatttgaataatttttaaaataattaggaggtaattatatattttctaacggttaactattagttaactatgTTTGTGTTGGTTATCTAAAACATGAATACATAatgttaattatcttttttttattagttaaagttaactaATAAGTGACTACTGGTTAACTGACAGTTAACTAATTTAGTGTACTGTTAATTTTAGGATATATTATTGTTAGATTttctaaaaatgattttatgatgttaatagattttttttaaaatttaatttattaatggttAACTACATGTAAACTGACAGTATATCAGTtctttttttacaaataaatgaatttatattgtgtattcatatttgttgattgtttatgataagttgatgaatttctcgctggattttttttgtttttcaaatgcttgttgttttcatttttttaatcattttatttttttggtttcccTTTTACCGTTTATGGCATATAATTCAAAGTATCAGTTATTATAATCAAAGATTATTAAAGATTTAATGAATATTActtgctatatatatatatatatatatatatatatatatatatatatatatatatatatatatatatgatttgagattttgtaggagattttgattcttgtaacacttccttccttttttatagttgacagtaatcctcaaatattataaagttatttgtgcaattttgaaacttaaaaaatatgtcatcaacttttttttagtcaacagtaaaaatctaattaaatatagcCATGCAGGGTACTTATTAAAAGAAGCCTTAACACAATTACACGGCTAACACGACACGACTAACACGACCCACTTaacatttaagaattttttaaaccttaaaaatataattttaacttcaaatttatcaattaatattcaaattgtgtaacattttaatataattaatttagtgattttatgtatatttttttataattataactattttatttttatattattataaacaataaaatttgtaaatgggTTAAGCGGGTTAGATGGGTTCGCGAGTCAACCCATGACATAACccatttatttcgtgtcataaacAGGGTGATACGTTTTCGACACGAACCCACTAAGCCTCAACCCGAATTTGCCAAATTTACGGGTTAGGCGAATCGTGTTATCGTGTCATGATCCATTTTGAGATGACCCTACACCAAAGTATTTGGTGAGAATTCTTTTAGAgttttttggagctttttgttgttgtttgaaTAGCTCCATTTTGGAGTtttttgccaacagctgatggctgtttcaatttttttaattatttaaacaaaattaccCCTATTAGAACATAtcgttttttaatatatataattattcaaaattgtttttaaatactctaatcatttataaattatataaaattattttgtttatattaaaataactataatttaataatattttgaaaatataattattcaaaattgtttttaaatactctaattatttataaattatataaaattattttttttatatcaaaataactataatttaataattttttgaaaaatttattacaaatttatcaaaaaaaatctaaataagtttaaactaaatattgcttcttataaaaaaaattataaatatttttctaaataatatatgatataatatattcgtaatttaattaataaaaataaaaattatgcccTTTACGGTCATTTCATATATAAACAGTTACAGTTAATTAAATCTCACCAAAAACTTATGGTCTATCAGCTGTCAGCTACCAGCTAACAGCTATCAACAACAGCCACCAGCGATAAGAAATAGTTGAACCAAACAGGCCCATAGTCTTTAAAATATCTATAAAAATTAGTTGAAATGatcataattgaaataaattgattgtttttaaaacaaatgattaatttaaattttatgttgttaaaaagtttgattataaCAGACCTCATTTGACTATTTTTGATGTAGTTT containing:
- the LOC126654595 gene encoding uncharacterized protein LOC126654595 encodes the protein MAVSIHHNLNSEFEEFEENFSFKLQLNEEESFKNKTPPQDEDKEVEEEEEEFSFACMNPDRSPISADDVFVNGQIRPFFPLFNRDLLLSESDYATQAKNTTSSSRPPLEKLLVEECERHAEEAEGPYCTWKKPSSEVCKKSNSTGFSKLRRFRELVLRSNSDGKDAFVFFNHQNHNNNNQKAEKIEKSVVVEEKKPTTEKKKNKTTSAHEKLYVRNRAIKEDHKRKSYLPYRVGVFTYVNGLSRNVHPY